A single region of the Streptomyces sp. ITFR-16 genome encodes:
- a CDS encoding sodium:solute symporter family protein — MNSLDWVVLIGYFGVMIAIGLWSHKRVDNVSDFFTAGGKMPWWLSGISHHMSGYSAVMFTGYAGIAYQYGVTSFVTWSLPIAIGIGIGAQLFAPRLNRLRSRLHVASPLEYLKNRYNLPTQQALAWSGLLLKIVDVGAKWAAIATLLSVFTGITLTQGIFITGIITAIYCTVGGLWADALTELGQFVIQLFAGIAMLVTAMSKLDGFSTLWTVWDKLPEGHTDPTAGPYTVTFLLAYLFIKTFEYNGGMWNQAQRYMATDSAASATRSARLSAVLWLVWPTVLFFPMWCAPLLVHAEKPDASDSYALMTEQLLPHGLLGLVVVGFFSHTMAMCSSDANAISAVFTRDIAPVFSKAARNWSSRAGLLAARLSTLGFLGLSMALATQINSPTFKDIISVVIKWVAGLMGPIAIPFMLGLLRSFRRSGPTAALTSWAAGLLAFYFTNYNFDGSVKTDVALQYQVALPLAISLVLFVLIGFIKPEDTPERDAIIDRINSDGDGTETGASVPAQAGPEDVAATEGVKGAKGVRD, encoded by the coding sequence ATGAACAGTCTCGACTGGGTCGTGCTCATCGGCTACTTCGGCGTGATGATCGCGATCGGGCTCTGGTCCCACAAGCGCGTGGACAACGTCAGCGACTTCTTCACGGCCGGCGGCAAGATGCCGTGGTGGCTGTCCGGGATCTCGCACCACATGTCCGGCTACAGCGCCGTGATGTTCACCGGATACGCGGGGATCGCGTACCAGTACGGCGTCACGTCCTTCGTGACGTGGTCGCTGCCGATCGCGATCGGCATCGGCATCGGCGCCCAGCTCTTCGCGCCCCGGCTCAACCGGCTGCGCTCGCGGCTGCACGTCGCCTCGCCGCTCGAATACCTGAAGAACCGCTACAACCTCCCGACCCAGCAGGCGCTGGCCTGGTCCGGGCTGCTGCTGAAGATCGTGGACGTGGGGGCGAAGTGGGCGGCCATCGCCACCCTGCTCTCCGTGTTCACGGGCATCACGCTCACCCAGGGCATTTTCATCACCGGCATCATCACGGCCATCTACTGCACGGTCGGCGGTCTGTGGGCCGACGCCCTCACCGAGCTGGGGCAGTTCGTCATCCAGCTGTTCGCCGGGATCGCGATGCTCGTCACCGCGATGAGCAAGCTGGACGGCTTCAGCACGCTGTGGACGGTGTGGGACAAGCTGCCCGAGGGCCACACGGACCCGACGGCCGGTCCGTACACCGTGACCTTCCTGCTCGCCTACCTCTTCATCAAGACCTTCGAGTACAACGGCGGCATGTGGAACCAGGCCCAGCGCTACATGGCCACGGACTCCGCAGCCTCCGCGACCCGCTCGGCGCGGCTCTCCGCCGTGCTGTGGCTGGTGTGGCCGACGGTGCTGTTCTTCCCGATGTGGTGCGCGCCGCTGCTCGTCCACGCGGAGAAGCCGGACGCCTCGGACAGCTACGCGCTGATGACCGAACAGCTGCTGCCGCACGGGCTGCTGGGCCTGGTCGTCGTCGGCTTCTTCTCGCACACGATGGCCATGTGCTCCTCGGACGCCAACGCGATCTCGGCCGTCTTCACCCGCGACATCGCGCCGGTCTTCTCCAAGGCCGCCCGCAACTGGAGCAGCCGGGCCGGCCTGCTGGCCGCGCGGCTGTCCACGCTGGGCTTCCTGGGGCTGTCGATGGCGCTGGCCACCCAGATCAACTCGCCGACGTTCAAGGACATCATCTCGGTCGTCATCAAGTGGGTCGCCGGTCTGATGGGTCCGATCGCGATCCCGTTCATGCTGGGTCTGCTGCGCAGCTTCCGCAGGTCGGGGCCGACGGCGGCGCTCACCAGCTGGGCGGCGGGGCTGCTGGCGTTCTACTTCACCAACTACAACTTCGACGGTTCGGTGAAGACGGATGTGGCGCTCCAGTACCAGGTGGCGCTGCCGCTGGCGATCTCCCTGGTGCTCTTCGTCCTCATCGGGTTCATCAAGCCGGAGGACACCCCCGAGCGCGACGCGATCATCGACCGCATCAACTCGGACGGCGACGGTACGGAGACCGGCGCGAGCGTGCCGGCCCAGGCCGGACCCGAGGACGTGGCGGCTACGGAGGGCGTGAAGGGGGCGAAGGGCGTGCGGGACTGA
- a CDS encoding SDR family oxidoreductase, producing MLLTGKTVVVSGVGAGLGHQVAASVVRDGGNAVLGARTAANLAKSAAEIDPEGRHTARLPADITDEAQCEALAALAVERFGRIDAVVHVAAWDSYFGGIEDADLDTWKAVVDVNLLGTLRMTRACLPALKERGGSVVVIGTQSSVAAPSQVRQAAYAASKGALTSAMYSMAREFGPHRIRVNTVLPGWMWGPPVQAYVQFTAHTEGVPEAEVLGRLSARMALPELATDGDVAEAAVFLASDRARSITGQSLLVNAGELMR from the coding sequence ATGTTGCTCACGGGGAAGACCGTCGTCGTGTCGGGGGTGGGCGCCGGGCTCGGGCACCAGGTCGCGGCCTCGGTCGTGCGGGACGGGGGCAACGCGGTCCTCGGGGCGCGTACCGCGGCCAACCTCGCCAAGTCGGCCGCCGAGATCGACCCGGAGGGCCGGCACACCGCGCGCCTGCCCGCGGACATCACCGACGAGGCGCAGTGCGAGGCGCTCGCCGCGCTGGCCGTCGAGCGGTTCGGGCGGATCGACGCGGTGGTCCATGTCGCCGCCTGGGACAGCTACTTCGGCGGGATCGAGGACGCCGACCTGGACACCTGGAAGGCGGTCGTCGACGTGAATCTGCTCGGCACCCTGCGGATGACGCGCGCCTGCCTGCCCGCCCTGAAGGAGCGCGGCGGATCGGTCGTCGTCATCGGCACGCAGTCCTCGGTGGCGGCGCCGTCCCAGGTGCGGCAGGCGGCGTACGCCGCGTCCAAGGGGGCACTCACCTCCGCGATGTACTCCATGGCCCGGGAGTTCGGGCCGCACCGGATCCGGGTGAACACCGTGCTGCCGGGCTGGATGTGGGGGCCGCCGGTGCAGGCGTACGTCCAGTTCACCGCGCACACCGAGGGGGTGCCCGAGGCCGAGGTGCTGGGGAGGCTCTCGGCGCGCATGGCGCTTCCGGAGCTGGCCACGGACGGGGATGTGGCGGAGGCCGCCGTCTTCCTTGCCTCCGACCGGGCCCGGTCGATCACCGGGCAGTCCCTGCTGGTCAACGCCGGTGAGCTGATGCGCTGA
- a CDS encoding DUF397 domain-containing protein has protein sequence MLIRHDALTEWTKSSYSANGNCVEVKAAEGRALLVRDSKSLSSGVLDFTAETWTTFLQDVSRTTQR, from the coding sequence ATGCTGATTCGCCATGACGCATTGACAGAATGGACGAAGTCCTCCTATTCCGCGAATGGGAATTGTGTGGAAGTCAAGGCCGCGGAGGGCCGGGCCCTGCTGGTTCGCGACTCGAAGAGCCTGAGCAGTGGAGTCCTCGACTTCACCGCCGAGACGTGGACGACGTTCCTCCAGGACGTCAGCCGGACCACCCAGCGCTGA
- a CDS encoding helix-turn-helix transcriptional regulator — protein MPSNVNPTVRRRRLGQELRRLREVKGMTAEEVAERLLVSQSKISRLENGRRSISQRDVRDLCGVYEVEDHRIVESLMQMAKDSRQQGWWHAFGDIPYSVYIGLETDAASLRVYESLIVPGLLQTREYAQAVIEGMWPEATPAEIDKRIQIRLKRQDRLTDPVEPLRFWAVIDEAVLRRVVGNPQVMADQLRHLVEISELPHVTVQVLPYAVGAHPGMYGSYTILEFQEDMDASVVYLEGVTSDLYLEKAPDVQNYAVMYEHLRAKALSAEHSRDFILRAADDCGA, from the coding sequence GTGCCGTCCAACGTCAATCCCACCGTCAGGCGACGCCGGTTGGGTCAGGAATTGCGCCGACTGCGCGAGGTCAAGGGCATGACGGCCGAGGAGGTGGCGGAACGCCTGCTGGTCTCCCAGTCGAAGATCAGTCGGCTGGAGAACGGCCGCCGCTCGATCAGCCAGCGCGATGTGCGCGACCTCTGCGGGGTGTACGAGGTCGAGGACCACCGGATCGTCGAATCGCTGATGCAGATGGCCAAGGACTCCCGCCAGCAGGGCTGGTGGCACGCCTTCGGCGACATCCCGTACAGCGTCTACATCGGTCTGGAGACCGACGCGGCCTCCCTGCGGGTGTACGAGTCGCTGATCGTGCCGGGTCTGCTGCAGACGCGGGAGTACGCGCAGGCGGTGATCGAGGGAATGTGGCCGGAGGCCACGCCCGCCGAGATCGACAAGCGGATCCAGATCCGCCTCAAGCGCCAGGACCGCCTGACCGACCCGGTCGAACCGCTCCGCTTCTGGGCCGTGATCGACGAGGCCGTGCTGCGGCGCGTCGTCGGCAACCCGCAGGTCATGGCCGACCAGTTGCGGCACCTGGTGGAGATCAGCGAGCTGCCGCATGTGACGGTCCAGGTCCTGCCGTACGCCGTCGGAGCGCATCCGGGTATGTACGGGAGTTACACGATTCTGGAATTCCAGGAGGACATGGACGCGAGCGTCGTGTACCTCGAAGGCGTCACGAGCGACCTCTATCTGGAAAAGGCTCCCGACGTCCAGAACTATGCGGTGATGTACGAGCACCTGCGCGCCAAGGCACTGAGTGCGGAGCATTCCCGCGACTTCATTCTGCGGGCGGCGGACGATTGCGGAGCGTGA
- a CDS encoding GPP34 family phosphoprotein has translation MGRSRRTIPEELLLLALDPTTGTTAQPQSLDLGLAGAQLVELALAGRIAPDGDRIAVVMPRPTGDPTLDSALELLRRRGSPVRAVHWIGGPRLGLRQIYLAHLERCGMVHAVAGQMCGVLPTTRYQATDTAISRDIRARLDSAIRTGVPPDPRTAALAALAHAVGLGKHLYPGNEGRSSRSRLRDLIRHDPMGGLVAHAVMDVQNGAVAQPRRNQAAGMPLQPQVQSQSRRDSMAHTAVH, from the coding sequence ATGGGCAGGAGCCGCAGAACAATTCCGGAGGAGCTTCTGCTGCTCGCTCTGGACCCGACCACGGGTACCACAGCGCAGCCGCAGTCGCTCGACCTCGGCCTCGCCGGAGCCCAGCTAGTAGAGCTGGCTCTGGCAGGACGGATAGCCCCTGACGGGGATCGTATCGCCGTGGTGATGCCACGGCCGACAGGAGATCCGACCCTGGACTCCGCACTGGAACTGCTGCGCAGACGCGGCAGCCCGGTTCGGGCCGTCCACTGGATCGGCGGACCCCGGCTGGGGCTCCGCCAGATTTACCTCGCTCATCTGGAGCGGTGCGGCATGGTGCATGCCGTGGCGGGCCAGATGTGCGGAGTGCTGCCGACGACTCGCTACCAGGCGACGGACACGGCGATCAGCCGGGACATCAGAGCCCGGCTGGACAGTGCGATCCGCACCGGCGTACCGCCGGACCCGCGGACCGCGGCGCTCGCCGCACTGGCCCACGCGGTCGGACTCGGCAAGCACCTGTACCCCGGGAACGAGGGGCGCTCGTCGCGCTCCCGGCTCCGGGACCTGATCAGGCACGACCCGATGGGCGGTCTCGTGGCGCACGCCGTGATGGACGTCCAGAACGGGGCGGTCGCACAGCCGCGCCGCAATCAGGCGGCCGGCATGCCGTTGCAACCGCAAGTGCAGTCGCAGTCACGCCGCGACAGCATGGCGCACACCGCGGTCCACTAG